In Devosia sp. 1566, a single genomic region encodes these proteins:
- a CDS encoding putative FMN-dependent luciferase-like monooxygenase, producing the protein MSKIKRLGFFSRLLDDAPPSERYRLATEQIQTAERHGFDSAWVAQHHFSHDEGGLPSPFVFLTHVAAHTSRIRLGTGIITLPLEAPIRVAEDAAVLDLLSGGRLELGVGSGGTPSSFAPFGLDSAQRGPVHGANLTLLRKALAGEALEGGNQLYPGGGSLAGRIWQATFSVEGGQRAGTAGDGLMLSRTQPRPKDNPDASLAELQQPIIDAYLAALPPGAEPRILASRTLFVADEQATALEWADIGLRRIAERFVASGHAQPGQTLPELIRAFDTHVGNTAEVIDSLAQDPVLDRATDISFQVHSVDPPHPLILRSLELTAEVVAPALGWRAEPQAAPRIAIAR; encoded by the coding sequence ATGAGCAAAATCAAACGTCTGGGCTTTTTCTCCCGACTTCTCGACGATGCACCGCCCTCCGAACGCTACCGCCTGGCAACTGAGCAGATCCAGACGGCGGAACGCCACGGCTTTGACTCGGCCTGGGTCGCTCAGCATCATTTCAGCCATGATGAAGGGGGCCTGCCCTCGCCTTTCGTGTTCCTGACTCATGTCGCCGCGCACACCAGCCGCATCCGCCTGGGTACCGGCATCATCACGCTGCCGCTCGAAGCGCCGATCCGCGTTGCCGAAGACGCCGCGGTGCTGGACCTGCTCAGCGGTGGGCGGCTTGAGCTTGGGGTCGGCAGCGGCGGCACCCCAAGCTCCTTTGCTCCCTTTGGCCTCGACAGCGCCCAGCGCGGCCCGGTGCATGGCGCCAACCTTACGTTGTTGCGCAAGGCGCTTGCCGGCGAGGCACTGGAGGGCGGCAACCAGCTTTACCCCGGCGGCGGCTCGCTGGCCGGGCGCATCTGGCAGGCGACCTTCTCGGTGGAGGGCGGGCAGCGGGCTGGCACCGCGGGCGATGGGCTCATGCTGTCGCGCACCCAGCCGCGGCCTAAGGACAATCCCGATGCGAGCCTGGCCGAGCTGCAGCAGCCGATCATCGATGCCTATCTCGCAGCCCTGCCTCCTGGCGCTGAGCCGCGCATCCTGGCCTCACGCACCTTGTTTGTCGCCGATGAGCAGGCCACGGCTCTGGAATGGGCCGATATCGGGCTGCGGCGCATTGCCGAGCGGTTTGTGGCCTCCGGCCACGCCCAGCCCGGCCAAACACTTCCCGAACTGATCCGCGCCTTTGACACCCATGTCGGCAATACTGCCGAGGTGATCGATAGCCTGGCCCAGGACCCGGTGCTCGATCGCGCCACCGACATCTCCTTCCAGGTGCACTCGGTCGATCCCCCTCATCCTCTGATTCTGCGCTCGCTTGAACTCACCGCCGAGGTGGTGGCGCCCGCCCTTGGCTGGCGTGCCGAACCCCAGGCCGCGCCCCGCATCGCCATTGCCCGCTGA
- a CDS encoding CMD domain protein, translating to MSNPAPDLIDQVLSIIPGSHLDALRRHREVARDNVQQAYLALFEPADASQVSLLERFAVASFVSGLQGQPVLADHYAHKLTQLDGGPAIAAAINNEVERGATTGPYGIYPAGPLSGENKVGLHFAVSPEVRRLLGERLAAALDHAHLLVFRPRDASKEALQVLLAAGWSTAGIVTLSQLVSYLAFQLRLVEGLSALAGAAAIEPANDTTITSFTAAVAAGSNP from the coding sequence ATGAGCAACCCCGCGCCGGACCTGATCGATCAGGTGCTGTCCATTATTCCGGGCTCCCACCTCGATGCCCTGCGGCGGCACCGCGAAGTGGCCCGGGACAATGTCCAGCAGGCCTATCTTGCCCTGTTCGAGCCGGCCGATGCCAGCCAGGTATCGCTGCTTGAGCGCTTCGCCGTCGCCAGCTTTGTGTCGGGCCTGCAAGGCCAGCCGGTGCTGGCCGACCACTATGCCCATAAGCTCACCCAGCTCGATGGCGGCCCCGCCATCGCCGCGGCAATCAATAACGAGGTCGAGCGCGGCGCGACGACGGGGCCCTACGGCATCTACCCGGCCGGGCCCCTGTCCGGCGAAAACAAGGTGGGGCTCCATTTCGCCGTCTCGCCTGAGGTCCGCCGCCTGCTTGGTGAACGGCTCGCCGCGGCACTCGACCATGCCCATCTTCTGGTGTTCCGCCCTCGGGATGCCAGCAAGGAAGCGCTGCAGGTCCTCCTCGCCGCCGGCTGGAGCACGGCTGGGATCGTGACCCTGTCCCAGCTGGTTTCCTATCTCGCCTTCCAGCTGCGCCTCGTCGAAGGGCTTTCGGCGCTGGCCGGTGCCGCGGCAATCGAGCCGGCCAACGACACCACCATCACCAGTTTCACCGCGGCCGTTGCGGCCGGCTCCAACCCTTGA
- a CDS encoding alkylhydroperoxidase domain protein, protein MSQITEPSTQPAAVNAFTQDELGWSPWLEPLDEAALTERHWTGLVDASRAKSSYFMLLAHDPDVLGARTKADKDIFYNPNGGLPRAERELSATATSRHNGCIFCASVHSRFASTHSKRRDDVQRLLDGGTGTDLGERWNAVTAAAVALTDTPTAFGDGEIARLRAAGLDDFEITDVISTAAFFNWANRLMLSLGEPVPAAKAA, encoded by the coding sequence ATGAGCCAGATCACCGAACCCAGTACCCAACCTGCCGCCGTCAACGCCTTCACCCAGGACGAGCTAGGCTGGTCCCCATGGCTCGAGCCGCTCGATGAGGCCGCCCTCACCGAGCGCCATTGGACGGGCCTTGTCGATGCCTCGCGCGCCAAGTCCTCCTACTTCATGCTGCTCGCCCATGATCCTGACGTGCTGGGCGCCCGCACCAAGGCCGACAAGGACATCTTTTATAATCCCAATGGCGGCTTGCCGCGGGCGGAACGGGAATTGTCCGCCACGGCAACCTCCCGCCATAATGGCTGCATCTTTTGCGCGTCCGTCCATTCCCGCTTCGCCTCTACCCATTCCAAGCGCCGGGACGACGTGCAGCGCCTGCTTGATGGCGGCACCGGCACCGATCTCGGCGAGCGCTGGAACGCGGTAACGGCGGCAGCCGTGGCCCTGACCGATACACCCACCGCTTTTGGCGATGGCGAGATTGCGCGGCTACGCGCAGCGGGGCTCGACGACTTCGAGATCACCGACGTGATTTCCACCGCCGCCTTTTTCAACTGGGCGAACCGTTTGATGCTCTCGCTGGGCGAACCCGTTCCAGCCGCGAAGGCTGCGTGA
- a CDS encoding flavin reductase family protein, whose product MLDRLEVSAGTVEEDFRLAMRQLAAGISIVTAGTDKERGGFTATSVISLSVDPPRLLVSVDSRSNTWPLLQSNKGFSVNLLAHDQRHLAEVFAGRTQAHGSDRFAGAAWRQYPGAGFALEGAIASVHCVLEEAIERHGHVLVIGRVLASTTAPAPALVHWDRSFHKLGS is encoded by the coding sequence ATGTTGGATCGTCTCGAAGTCAGCGCCGGCACGGTTGAAGAGGATTTCCGGCTGGCCATGCGGCAGTTGGCGGCGGGCATCAGCATCGTGACCGCCGGCACCGACAAAGAACGGGGTGGCTTCACGGCCACCTCGGTGATTTCGCTTTCCGTGGATCCGCCGCGCCTTCTCGTTTCGGTCGACAGCCGCTCCAACACCTGGCCACTGCTGCAAAGCAACAAGGGCTTCTCGGTCAATCTGCTGGCCCATGATCAAAGGCATTTGGCCGAGGTTTTTGCGGGCCGCACCCAGGCTCACGGCAGCGACCGCTTTGCCGGTGCAGCCTGGCGTCAATACCCCGGCGCAGGCTTTGCCCTTGAAGGCGCAATCGCCTCGGTGCATTGCGTTCTCGAGGAAGCCATCGAACGCCATGGCCATGTGCTGGTCATTGGCCGCGTGCTCGCCAGCACCACCGCTCCTGCACCCGCGCTGGTCCATTGGGATCGTTCCTTCCACAAGCTCGGCAGCTAA
- a CDS encoding AI-2E family transporter, giving the protein MSRQGIQNISFVALVVAITAAFVWLLLPYYSAILWAVILAILFNPLQRRLTVWFGGRRSLAAVVSVLACICVVLIPASLVIASFSIEVSSLIRRLQESDFSLADALAQVQAVLPDFANKALADMNLGNLREIQDGVLSALSNTGQTIASGALGIGQGTLQFVIGLAIMLYLLFFLFRDGRSLVLMIRNSVPLDRTRTDDIAAKFVSVVKATVRGNVLIALAQGGIGGVTFWLLGIEAPLLWGVVMAVLSLLPAVGAFLVWAPFAVYLGLTGEITKAIILVLVGALVISMIDNFLRPVLVGRETRLPDYVVLISTIGGLSLFGANGFVLGPLVAALFMAVWSQFTDDRLSESSEDTAETV; this is encoded by the coding sequence ATGTCGAGACAAGGCATTCAAAACATCAGCTTCGTGGCATTGGTGGTCGCGATCACTGCAGCCTTTGTTTGGCTGCTCCTGCCTTATTACAGCGCCATTTTGTGGGCGGTGATCCTCGCCATTCTGTTTAATCCGCTGCAGCGGCGCTTGACCGTTTGGTTTGGTGGCCGGCGCAGCCTTGCGGCCGTGGTCAGCGTGCTAGCCTGTATATGCGTGGTTTTGATCCCCGCCAGCCTGGTCATTGCGTCCTTCTCGATTGAAGTCTCGTCCTTGATCCGGCGGCTCCAAGAAAGCGATTTTAGCCTCGCCGATGCGCTGGCCCAGGTACAGGCGGTTTTACCGGATTTTGCCAACAAGGCCCTGGCCGACATGAATCTGGGCAATCTGCGCGAGATCCAGGACGGCGTGCTTTCAGCCCTTTCCAACACCGGCCAAACCATTGCCAGCGGCGCCCTTGGCATCGGGCAAGGCACGCTACAGTTCGTTATTGGCCTCGCGATCATGCTTTACCTGTTGTTCTTTTTGTTCCGGGATGGCCGGTCCCTGGTGCTGATGATCCGCAACTCAGTTCCCCTTGACCGCACCCGGACCGACGACATTGCCGCCAAGTTCGTTTCGGTGGTCAAGGCGACGGTGCGGGGCAATGTGCTGATCGCCCTTGCCCAAGGTGGGATTGGTGGGGTTACGTTCTGGTTGCTTGGCATCGAAGCGCCGCTGCTTTGGGGCGTGGTGATGGCGGTGCTGTCGCTGCTGCCGGCGGTTGGCGCCTTTCTGGTTTGGGCGCCGTTTGCTGTTTATCTCGGCCTGACCGGCGAGATCACCAAGGCGATCATCCTCGTTCTTGTTGGTGCGCTGGTGATCAGCATGATCGACAACTTCCTGCGGCCCGTGCTTGTGGGCCGCGAAACCAGGCTGCCCGACTATGTGGTGCTGATTTCCACGATCGGGGGTTTGTCCTTGTTCGGGGCAAACGGCTTTGTGCTGGGGCCGCTGGTTGCGGCGCTGTTTATGGCGGTGTGGTCGCAGTTCACCGATGATCGGCTGAGCGAGAGCAGCGAGGACACAGCCGAGACGGTTTGA
- a CDS encoding alpha-ketoglutarate-dependent dioxygenase AlkB has product MISQPDLFGSPGPVLPEGFRYFPDAIPPAMQEDVLGQVRQLPFQAFDFHGFEGKRRVVSFGWRYDFSTERLARTDPIPPFLLPLRDQAAAFAGIEPDRLQQVLVTEYGPGAPIGWHKDKAVFGSIVGVSLLSACTFRLRRKAGAKWERVSITAEPGSAYLLSGAARTEWEHSIPPVEQTRFSLTFRELRNQP; this is encoded by the coding sequence ATGATCTCGCAACCCGACCTTTTCGGCTCGCCTGGGCCGGTGCTCCCTGAGGGCTTCCGCTATTTTCCTGACGCCATCCCGCCTGCCATGCAGGAGGACGTCCTCGGGCAGGTGCGGCAACTGCCGTTCCAGGCCTTTGACTTCCATGGCTTTGAAGGCAAGCGCCGGGTGGTTTCCTTTGGCTGGCGCTATGATTTTTCGACCGAACGGCTGGCGCGGACTGACCCTATTCCCCCTTTCCTTTTGCCGCTGCGCGATCAGGCGGCGGCCTTTGCCGGCATCGAGCCGGACCGGCTGCAACAGGTTCTCGTCACCGAATATGGGCCGGGCGCACCCATCGGCTGGCACAAGGACAAGGCCGTCTTTGGATCCATCGTGGGGGTATCGTTGCTGTCGGCCTGCACCTTCAGGCTCCGGCGCAAGGCGGGCGCCAAATGGGAGCGCGTCTCGATCACCGCCGAACCCGGCTCGGCCTATCTGCTCTCGGGCGCGGCCCGGACCGAATGGGAGCACTCCATTCCACCCGTGGAGCAAACCCGGTTTTCCCTCACCTTCCGCGAGCTGCGCAACCAGCCCTAG